From the genome of Hymenobacter sp. PAMC 26628, one region includes:
- a CDS encoding redoxin domain-containing protein — translation MPFFYPLTMSIRRLSIITAAALLFCTVAVGVARAQGTVADFSLQTANNATVSLKSYAGKKAVVVVFLNPACAYSRLYQERLASLSSSFGGRGVQFLFVNVPINLDAPGGAAPGEVDLPTLTDASQQVSGQLGINKTTEAVVLQPEAGGFAVRYRGAIDDNPQVASGVQQPYLRQVLDNLLAGRPAGVADKRAAGCLIKR, via the coding sequence ATGCCCTTCTTCTACCCGCTTACCATGTCGATTCGACGCCTTTCCATTATTACCGCCGCGGCGCTGCTCTTTTGTACGGTAGCCGTGGGCGTAGCCCGGGCCCAGGGCACCGTGGCCGATTTCAGCCTGCAAACGGCCAACAATGCCACTGTGTCGCTGAAGAGCTACGCCGGCAAAAAGGCTGTGGTGGTCGTGTTCCTTAACCCCGCCTGCGCCTACTCGCGCCTCTACCAGGAGCGGCTGGCCTCGCTGAGCAGCAGCTTCGGCGGGCGCGGGGTGCAGTTCCTGTTCGTCAACGTGCCCATCAACCTTGATGCCCCCGGCGGCGCGGCTCCCGGCGAAGTCGACCTGCCCACCCTCACCGATGCCAGCCAGCAGGTAAGCGGCCAGCTGGGCATCAACAAAACCACCGAGGCCGTGGTGCTCCAGCCTGAAGCTGGCGGCTTCGCGGTGCGCTACCGCGGCGCCATCGACGATAACCCCCAGGTGGCCAGCGGCGTGCAGCAACCCTACCTGCGCCAGGTGCTCGATAATCTGCTCGCCGGCCGCCCCGCCGGTGTGGCCGACAAGCGCGCCGCCGGCTGCCTCATCAAGCGGTAG
- a CDS encoding transglutaminase-like domain-containing protein, protein MTNKEIKALISLLDDPEIAPQVHSEIQNLGESIIPFLEESWEETLDAQQQQRLEDLIHHLQFEGLQQRLRVWREAGATDLLEGMWLLNTYQYPDADYQALNRAIEQLRFEAWTLMRPEMHPADQVQVLNYVLFRSHKFAANTQHFHSPANSMLQRVIETKRGNPLALCVIYLLVAQRLHLPVFGVNLPNLFVLTFRPELPGAVPFYLNCYNRGLVLSRTDIAHYVSQLNLSPNDIFFEPCSNLDIVRRALRNLQMSFEKLQEPAKATEVSQLLEILTEEAPDEDDED, encoded by the coding sequence ATGACGAACAAAGAAATCAAAGCCCTTATCTCGCTGCTCGACGACCCGGAAATAGCTCCCCAGGTCCACAGCGAAATCCAGAACCTGGGCGAGAGCATCATCCCGTTTCTGGAAGAAAGCTGGGAGGAAACCCTTGACGCCCAGCAGCAGCAGCGGCTCGAAGACCTCATCCACCACCTCCAGTTCGAGGGCTTGCAGCAGCGCCTGCGCGTGTGGCGCGAGGCCGGCGCTACCGACCTGCTCGAAGGCATGTGGCTGCTGAATACCTACCAGTACCCCGACGCCGACTACCAGGCCCTGAACCGCGCCATCGAGCAGCTGCGCTTCGAAGCCTGGACGCTGATGCGGCCCGAAATGCACCCCGCCGACCAGGTGCAGGTGCTGAATTACGTGCTGTTCCGCTCGCACAAGTTCGCGGCCAACACCCAGCACTTCCACTCGCCGGCCAACTCCATGCTCCAGCGCGTGATTGAAACCAAGCGCGGCAACCCGCTGGCGCTCTGCGTTATCTACCTGCTGGTGGCCCAACGCTTGCACCTGCCCGTGTTCGGCGTGAACCTGCCCAATCTGTTCGTGCTCACCTTCCGGCCCGAGCTGCCGGGTGCCGTGCCGTTCTACCTCAACTGCTACAACCGGGGCCTGGTGCTCTCGCGCACCGACATTGCCCACTACGTGAGCCAGCTCAACCTTTCGCCCAACGACATCTTTTTCGAGCCCTGCTCTAACCTCGACATTGTGCGCCGGGCCCTGCGCAACCTGCAAATGAGCTTCGAAAAGCTACAAGAGCCCGCCAAAGCCACCGAAGTATCCCAGCTGCTGGAAATATTGACGGAAGAAGCGCCGGACGAGGACGACGAGGATTAA
- the poxB gene encoding ubiquinone-dependent pyruvate dehydrogenase, whose protein sequence is MPQKTVAEIIVDTLQAAGVKRVFGVVGDSLNGITDVLRARDGIEFVAVRHEEGGAFAAGAEAHLTGDLAVCAGSCGPGNTHLINGLYDCHRSRVPVLAIAAQIPSVEIGTGYFQETHPERLFQECSHYCEVIAMPEQAVRMVESAVTAALSLGGVAVLVIPGDVAYLKTEAPEVRLPTLRRCSALVPSAADIREAAALLNDCQKVTILAGIGCADAHAELLQVAGALQAPVVHALRGKDVVEPNNPYDVGLTGLLGMPAGYHALMDADAILMLGTDFPYRQFFPDDARVVQVDKRPEHLGRRTRVEVGLAGDVAATLRELLPHLVAKGDADHLKTAQERHRKDAEHLAELATGDAGAPELHPQHVARLLNEIASEDAIFTCDVGTPTIWAARYLHMNGRRRLLGSFVHGSMAGALSQGYGAALAYPGRQVVALCGDGGFAMLLSELLTVRQHKVPVKIIIFNNSALGFVELEMKAAGTLEYGTELDNPNFGALAEAAGIKGYRVSDPGQLESVLREALAHPGPVVVDAVVRRQELSMPPTIEAKQAAGFGLYALKALMDGRGGELLEVAKTNLFR, encoded by the coding sequence ATGCCTCAAAAAACAGTAGCGGAAATCATCGTTGACACCCTGCAAGCGGCCGGGGTCAAGCGCGTGTTTGGTGTGGTGGGCGACTCGCTCAACGGCATCACCGACGTGCTGCGGGCCCGCGACGGCATCGAGTTCGTGGCCGTGCGCCACGAGGAAGGCGGCGCCTTTGCCGCCGGCGCCGAGGCCCACCTCACCGGCGATTTGGCCGTGTGCGCCGGCTCGTGCGGGCCGGGTAATACCCACCTCATCAACGGCTTGTATGACTGCCACCGCAGCCGGGTGCCGGTGCTGGCCATCGCCGCCCAAATCCCGAGCGTGGAAATTGGCACCGGCTACTTCCAAGAAACCCACCCCGAGCGGTTGTTTCAGGAGTGCAGCCACTACTGCGAGGTTATTGCCATGCCCGAGCAGGCCGTGCGCATGGTGGAGTCGGCCGTGACGGCGGCCCTGAGTTTGGGCGGCGTAGCGGTACTGGTCATCCCCGGCGACGTGGCCTACCTCAAAACCGAGGCCCCCGAAGTGCGCCTGCCTACGCTGCGCCGCTGCAGCGCCTTGGTGCCGTCGGCGGCCGACATCCGGGAGGCCGCGGCGCTGCTCAACGACTGCCAGAAGGTTACCATCCTGGCCGGCATCGGCTGCGCTGACGCCCACGCCGAGCTGCTGCAAGTGGCTGGGGCCCTGCAAGCGCCGGTGGTGCACGCGTTGCGCGGCAAGGATGTGGTAGAGCCGAACAACCCCTACGACGTGGGCCTGACCGGCCTGTTGGGCATGCCCGCCGGCTACCACGCCCTGATGGACGCCGACGCCATCCTGATGCTGGGCACCGACTTTCCGTACCGCCAGTTTTTCCCCGACGATGCCCGCGTGGTGCAGGTCGACAAGCGGCCCGAGCACCTCGGCCGCCGCACCCGCGTGGAGGTCGGCCTGGCCGGCGACGTGGCCGCCACCCTGCGCGAGCTGCTGCCCCACCTAGTGGCCAAGGGTGACGCCGACCACCTGAAAACCGCTCAGGAGCGCCACCGCAAAGACGCCGAACACCTTGCCGAGCTGGCCACCGGCGACGCTGGGGCCCCCGAGCTGCACCCGCAGCACGTGGCCCGCTTGCTGAACGAAATCGCCAGCGAAGACGCCATTTTCACCTGCGACGTGGGCACGCCCACCATCTGGGCCGCGCGCTACCTGCACATGAACGGCCGCCGCCGCTTGCTGGGCTCCTTCGTGCACGGCAGCATGGCCGGGGCCCTCTCGCAGGGCTACGGCGCCGCCCTGGCCTACCCCGGCCGCCAGGTGGTGGCCCTGTGCGGCGACGGCGGCTTCGCCATGCTGCTGAGCGAGTTGCTGACCGTGCGCCAGCACAAAGTGCCTGTCAAAATCATCATCTTTAACAACTCGGCCCTGGGCTTTGTGGAGTTGGAAATGAAAGCCGCCGGTACCCTGGAGTACGGCACCGAGCTCGACAACCCCAACTTCGGGGCCCTGGCCGAAGCCGCCGGCATCAAGGGCTACCGCGTGAGCGACCCCGGCCAGCTCGAAAGCGTGCTGCGCGAAGCCCTGGCCCACCCGGGGCCCGTGGTGGTCGACGCCGTGGTGCGCCGCCAGGAGCTGAGCATGCCGCCCACCATCGAGGCCAAACAAGCCGCCGGCTTCGGCCTCTACGCCCTAAAAGCGCTGATGGACGGCCGCGGCGGCGAGCTGCTGGAAGTGGCCAAAACTAACCTGTTCCGCTAG
- a CDS encoding GntR family transcriptional regulator has protein sequence MEFKDNEAIYLQIAGYVSEQILRQPWGPDEKIPSVRDLASELQVNPNTVMRTYEFLQNQGVVYNKRGIGFFVAPDAEARVKQFRRERFLQQELPGFFNTISLLGIGFSELQQRYQEFQAGQAALIPTTSDEKQ, from the coding sequence ATGGAATTCAAAGACAACGAGGCCATTTACCTGCAAATAGCCGGGTACGTGAGCGAGCAGATTTTGCGGCAGCCCTGGGGCCCCGATGAGAAAATCCCGTCGGTGCGCGACCTGGCCAGCGAGCTGCAAGTGAACCCCAACACGGTGATGCGGACCTACGAATTCCTGCAAAACCAGGGCGTGGTGTACAACAAGCGCGGCATCGGCTTTTTTGTAGCCCCCGACGCCGAGGCCCGGGTGAAGCAGTTCCGCCGCGAGCGGTTTTTGCAGCAGGAGCTGCCGGGGTTTTTCAACACGATTTCGCTGCTGGGCATCGGGTTTAGTGAGTTGCAGCAGCGCTACCAAGAGTTTCAGGCCGGGCAAGCCGCCCTCATTCCCACCACTTCCGATGAAAAACAGTAA
- a CDS encoding ABC transporter ATP-binding protein, translated as MVRIRNLHFGYSRRVPLFENLSLTLERGHIYGLLGKNGAGKSTLLKNIVGLTFPQAGTCEVNGQPAAARLPAVLEDLFFLPEELHAPALTADQFVAHTAGFYPKFSETQFHRYLAELEVPRQTKLPKLSFGQQKKFMIAFALAANTGLLVLDEPTNGLDIPSKVQFRKTLAGALSEDRCMIISTHQMRDLDSLIDTVLVVHNREIVLNAGLDDLSERLTFGTAGPADGAGALYAEPSVRGRQVVRPNLGGAYGKVDLELLFNAVAGESAAVVNYLNTIPARHEPTV; from the coding sequence ATGGTGCGCATCAGAAACCTCCATTTTGGGTACTCGCGGCGGGTGCCGCTGTTTGAAAACCTGAGCCTGACGCTGGAGCGAGGCCACATCTACGGCTTGCTGGGCAAGAACGGGGCGGGCAAATCGACGCTGCTCAAGAACATCGTGGGGCTGACGTTTCCGCAGGCGGGTACCTGCGAGGTGAACGGCCAGCCGGCGGCGGCGCGGCTGCCGGCGGTGCTCGAAGACTTGTTTTTCCTGCCCGAGGAGTTGCACGCGCCCGCCCTCACGGCCGACCAGTTCGTGGCCCACACGGCGGGCTTCTACCCTAAGTTCAGCGAAACGCAGTTCCACCGTTACCTGGCCGAACTGGAGGTGCCACGCCAAACAAAGCTGCCCAAGCTCTCGTTCGGGCAGCAGAAGAAGTTCATGATTGCCTTTGCGCTGGCCGCCAACACCGGCCTGCTGGTGCTCGACGAGCCCACCAACGGCCTGGACATTCCCTCCAAGGTGCAGTTCCGCAAAACCCTGGCGGGGGCCCTGAGCGAAGACCGCTGCATGATCATCTCGACCCACCAGATGCGCGACTTGGACAGCCTCATCGACACCGTGCTGGTGGTGCACAACCGCGAAATCGTGCTCAACGCCGGCCTCGACGACCTATCTGAGCGCCTCACCTTCGGCACCGCCGGCCCGGCCGACGGCGCGGGGGCCCTGTACGCCGAGCCCTCGGTGCGCGGCCGCCAGGTGGTGCGCCCCAACCTGGGCGGCGCCTACGGCAAGGTCGATTTGGAGCTGCTGTTCAACGCCGTGGCCGGCGAGAGCGCGGCTGTCGTCAATTACTTAAACACTATTCCCGCCCGCCATGAGCCAACTGTTTAG
- a CDS encoding HigA family addiction module antitoxin: MNRLLNIHPCEVLQEEFLTELNLTAYRLAQDLRIPQTCVAAILKGKCRITADTALRLGRYFGNSPKFWLGLQNDYDLEDEQLAQGPAIEGIRQFSGAAV, encoded by the coding sequence ATGAACCGTCTCCTCAACATTCACCCCTGCGAAGTTTTACAAGAAGAATTCCTAACCGAACTCAACCTCACGGCTTACCGCCTGGCGCAGGACCTGCGCATTCCCCAAACCTGCGTTGCGGCCATACTGAAAGGCAAGTGCCGCATCACGGCCGATACGGCGCTGCGGCTGGGGCGCTATTTTGGCAACTCGCCCAAGTTCTGGCTGGGGTTGCAGAACGACTACGATTTGGAAGACGAGCAGCTCGCTCAGGGCCCTGCCATCGAAGGTATTAGGCAATTCTCCGGCGCGGCAGTCTAA
- a CDS encoding acyl-CoA carboxylase subunit beta, whose translation MSPTVEFNRNEDQLKQLTFQLRQKLARVALGGGDKRIAAHKAKGKLTARERIAYLLDKGAAQVEIGAFAGEGMYQDEGGCPGGGVVVVVGYVQGRQCVVVANDATVKAGAWFPITAKKNLRAQEISLENRLPIIYLVDSAGVYLPMQDEIFPDKEHFGRIFRNNAVMSSLGIVQISAIMGPCVAGGAYLPIMSDEAMIVSGTGSVFLAGSYLVKSAIGETIDNEALGGAAMHSEVSGVTDYKFDTDEEALDHIRNIFDKLGALPTAGFSRKAPAAPALPEAEIYGLLPSDRAKPYDTMELINRLVDNSEFEPYKDLYGQTLICGLARIDGWAVGIVANQRKIVKSKKTGMQMGGVIYSDSADKAARFIMNCNQKRIPLVFLHDVSGFMVGSASEQGGIIKDGAKMVNAMANSVVPKFTVIIGNSYGAGNYAMCGKAYDPRLIVAWPTAQLAVMSGAAAANTLLQIQVASLKAKGEVITPEAEKELLDRIKARYEEQLSPYYAAARLWVDAVIDPLETRKVISEGISAANHAPIEKAYNVGVIQV comes from the coding sequence ATGTCGCCTACCGTCGAGTTCAACCGCAACGAAGACCAACTTAAGCAACTCACCTTTCAGCTCCGCCAGAAGCTGGCCCGCGTGGCCCTCGGCGGCGGCGATAAGCGCATCGCCGCCCACAAGGCCAAGGGCAAGCTCACGGCCCGCGAGCGGATTGCTTACCTGCTGGATAAAGGCGCGGCGCAGGTGGAAATCGGGGCCTTTGCCGGCGAGGGCATGTACCAGGACGAAGGCGGCTGCCCCGGCGGCGGCGTGGTCGTGGTCGTCGGCTACGTGCAGGGCCGCCAGTGCGTGGTGGTGGCCAACGACGCCACCGTGAAGGCCGGCGCCTGGTTTCCCATCACCGCCAAAAAGAACCTGCGGGCCCAGGAAATCAGCCTCGAAAACCGGTTGCCCATCATCTACTTGGTCGATTCGGCCGGTGTGTACCTGCCCATGCAGGACGAGATTTTCCCCGATAAGGAGCACTTTGGCCGCATTTTCCGCAACAACGCGGTGATGAGCAGCCTGGGCATTGTGCAGATTTCGGCCATCATGGGGCCCTGCGTGGCCGGCGGGGCCTACCTGCCCATTATGAGCGACGAGGCGATGATTGTGAGCGGCACGGGCTCGGTGTTCCTGGCTGGCTCGTACCTGGTGAAGTCGGCCATCGGCGAAACCATCGACAACGAGGCCCTGGGCGGCGCGGCCATGCACTCGGAAGTGTCGGGCGTGACGGACTACAAGTTCGACACCGACGAGGAGGCACTCGACCACATCCGCAACATTTTCGACAAGCTGGGGGCCCTGCCCACGGCCGGTTTCAGCCGCAAGGCGCCCGCCGCGCCCGCGCTGCCCGAGGCAGAGATTTACGGCCTGCTGCCGTCGGACCGCGCCAAGCCCTACGACACGATGGAGCTCATCAACCGGCTGGTGGACAACTCCGAATTTGAGCCCTACAAGGACCTTTACGGCCAAACGCTCATCTGCGGCCTGGCGCGCATCGACGGCTGGGCCGTGGGCATTGTGGCCAACCAGCGCAAGATTGTGAAGAGCAAGAAAACCGGCATGCAGATGGGCGGCGTCATCTATTCCGACTCGGCCGACAAGGCGGCGCGCTTCATCATGAACTGCAACCAGAAGCGCATCCCGCTGGTGTTTCTGCATGACGTGTCGGGCTTTATGGTGGGCTCGGCCAGCGAGCAGGGCGGCATCATCAAGGACGGCGCGAAGATGGTGAACGCCATGGCCAACAGCGTGGTACCCAAGTTCACGGTTATCATCGGCAACAGCTACGGGGCCGGCAACTACGCCATGTGCGGCAAAGCCTACGACCCGCGCCTCATCGTGGCCTGGCCGACAGCACAACTAGCCGTAATGAGCGGCGCCGCGGCCGCCAACACCCTGCTGCAAATCCAAGTCGCGTCGCTCAAAGCCAAGGGCGAAGTCATCACCCCCGAAGCCGAAAAGGAACTGCTCGACCGCATCAAAGCCCGCTACGAGGAGCAATTATCGCCCTATTACGCCGCCGCCCGCCTCTGGGTCGATGCGGTAATTGACCCGCTGGAGACGCGCAAGGTTATTTCGGAAGGAATTAGCGCGGCTAATCATGCGCCGATTGAAAAGGCGTATAACGTGGGCGTTATTCAGGTGTGA
- a CDS encoding MlaD family protein — protein MLSKEIKVGVLALVALVILFVGFNYLRGSNVLSSSHTYFAKYASVDGLNIGAPVVFNGIKVGQVKNLELLPEEGNKVKATVELEKGIVVGDSTVASLAGSLLGTKTITLFMGKNSKTFTGGEELKSFTVSSITDAFQAKALPLIGTVDSTLLRLNGFLNKDAKTSIQATLLNAQGSTEALKNLIIQNQRNINEITTNMAHLTRALNGSSKKLDKIAANFGQLSDSLKNAPVGSAVRRLNATMAEAQTTVAGLNKALNDKSGSMGKLLNDSTLYNNLTATTASTNSLLVDFKENPKRYVHFSVFGGGKDKTKKETTKSPDGTVTTETKKVEASSSLK, from the coding sequence GTGCTATCTAAAGAAATAAAAGTGGGCGTATTGGCCCTCGTGGCCCTCGTAATATTATTCGTGGGCTTCAACTACTTGCGCGGCTCCAACGTGCTGTCCAGCAGCCACACGTACTTCGCTAAATATGCTAGCGTCGACGGCCTCAACATCGGGGCCCCAGTGGTGTTCAACGGCATTAAGGTGGGCCAGGTGAAAAACCTGGAGCTGCTGCCCGAAGAAGGCAACAAAGTAAAAGCCACGGTGGAGCTGGAGAAAGGCATCGTGGTGGGCGACTCCACTGTGGCCAGCCTGGCGGGTTCGCTCCTGGGCACGAAAACCATCACCCTGTTCATGGGCAAAAACAGCAAAACCTTCACCGGCGGCGAGGAGCTGAAGTCGTTCACCGTGTCCAGCATCACCGATGCCTTTCAGGCCAAAGCCCTGCCCTTAATCGGCACCGTGGACTCGACGCTGCTGCGCCTAAACGGCTTCCTGAACAAGGACGCCAAAACCAGCATCCAGGCCACGCTGCTGAACGCCCAGGGCAGCACGGAGGCCCTGAAAAACCTGATTATTCAGAACCAGCGCAACATCAACGAAATCACCACCAACATGGCCCACCTCACCCGGGCCCTGAATGGCAGTTCCAAGAAGCTGGATAAAATCGCCGCCAACTTCGGCCAGCTGTCCGACTCGCTGAAAAATGCCCCCGTGGGCTCGGCCGTGCGCCGCCTGAACGCCACCATGGCCGAGGCCCAAACCACCGTGGCCGGCCTCAACAAGGCCCTGAACGACAAAAGCGGCTCGATGGGCAAGCTGCTCAACGACTCGACGCTCTACAACAACCTGACCGCTACCACCGCCAGCACCAACTCGCTGCTGGTGGACTTCAAAGAAAACCCCAAGCGCTACGTGCACTTCTCGGTGTTCGGCGGCGGCAAGGACAAAACCAAGAAGGAAACCACTAAAAGCCCCGACGGCACCGTAACCACCGAAACCAAAAAGGTGGAAGCATCGTCGTCGCTGAAGTAG
- a CDS encoding N-acetylmuramoyl-L-alanine amidase family protein, with amino-acid sequence MLAAAPAPSRPAAGPPALGRYRLRTVVLDAGHGGKDPGCHGLKAHESDIALALVLALGRQIEQNMPEVKVIYTRKTNVFVELDERAAIANRRHADLFISIHCNAGPHDSHGTEVWTMGLHKSTANLGVAQRENSVILQETDYKARYDGFDPRSPQSHILFSLFQSAYVTNSLRFAQRVDGQLRRDVGRASRGVKQAGFIVLWKSTMPSVLIESGFLTNPTEERYLNDKANQTYMAAGIFRAFRAYKRELEGSSADAADD; translated from the coding sequence TTGCTGGCCGCGGCCCCGGCTCCTTCCCGGCCCGCGGCCGGCCCCCCGGCCCTGGGCCGCTACCGCCTGCGCACGGTGGTGCTCGACGCCGGCCACGGCGGCAAAGACCCCGGCTGCCACGGCCTCAAGGCCCACGAGAGCGACATCGCCCTGGCCCTGGTGCTGGCCCTGGGCCGCCAAATCGAGCAAAATATGCCCGAAGTGAAGGTGATTTACACCCGCAAAACCAACGTGTTTGTGGAGCTCGACGAGCGCGCCGCCATCGCCAACCGCCGCCACGCCGACCTCTTCATTTCCATCCACTGCAACGCGGGGCCCCACGACAGCCACGGCACCGAGGTGTGGACGATGGGCCTGCACAAATCGACGGCCAACCTGGGCGTGGCCCAGCGCGAAAACTCGGTTATTCTGCAAGAAACCGACTACAAGGCCCGCTACGACGGCTTCGACCCCCGCTCGCCCCAGAGCCACATCCTGTTTTCGCTCTTCCAGTCGGCCTACGTCACCAACAGCCTGCGCTTTGCCCAGCGCGTGGACGGCCAGCTGCGCCGCGATGTGGGCCGCGCCTCGCGCGGGGTGAAGCAGGCCGGCTTCATCGTGCTCTGGAAATCGACCATGCCCTCGGTGCTCATCGAATCGGGCTTCCTCACCAACCCCACCGAAGAACGCTACCTCAACGATAAAGCCAACCAGACGTATATGGCCGCGGGTATCTTCCGCGCCTTTCGCGCCTACAAGCGCGAACTGGAAGGCTCCTCGGCCGACGCGGCCGACGATTAA